The following proteins come from a genomic window of Micromonospora zamorensis:
- a CDS encoding LutB/LldF family L-lactate oxidation iron-sulfur protein — protein sequence MNRPVAPATGSGRIRTPLPFPTAARPAVADTQLRANLHRATRTIRDKRARVVDEVPDWEALRDAGSAIKADVQRRLPELLEQFEASATAAGATVHWARDAAEACRIVVELTRATGADEVVKVKSMATQEIELNEALEAAGIAAYETDLAELIVQLGDDTPSHILVPAIHYNRAQIREIFQRRMPDVPADLSDEPSALAEAARAHLRRRFLSARVAVSGANFAIADTGTLVVVESEGNGRMCLTLPETLISVVGVEKLLPTFTDLEVFLQLLPRSSTGERMNPYTSMWTGITPGDGPQDVHVVLVDNGRSAVLADPVGRPALSCIRCSACLNVCPVYERAGGHAYGSVYPGPIGAILSPQLTGVADNASLPYASTLCGACYDVCPVKINIPEILVHLRQQAPHPLAERATMGVLSWVMRNPRRWAAALRLARTGAGPLGAYRERRTGARTLRRLPWPVSAWTRSRDLPLPAAQTFREWWGKQ from the coding sequence ATGAACCGTCCGGTCGCACCGGCCACCGGCAGCGGCCGCATCCGCACGCCACTGCCCTTCCCGACCGCGGCCAGACCGGCCGTCGCCGACACCCAACTGCGCGCCAACCTGCACCGGGCCACCCGCACCATCCGGGACAAACGCGCCCGGGTCGTCGACGAGGTACCCGACTGGGAGGCTCTCCGCGACGCCGGCTCCGCGATCAAGGCAGACGTCCAACGCCGGTTGCCGGAGCTGCTGGAGCAGTTCGAGGCGTCCGCCACCGCTGCCGGCGCCACAGTGCACTGGGCCCGGGACGCGGCCGAGGCCTGCCGGATCGTGGTCGAGCTGACCCGGGCCACCGGGGCCGACGAGGTCGTGAAGGTCAAGTCGATGGCGACCCAGGAGATCGAGCTCAACGAGGCGCTGGAGGCGGCCGGGATCGCCGCGTACGAGACCGACCTGGCGGAGCTGATCGTGCAGCTCGGCGACGACACGCCCTCGCACATCCTGGTGCCGGCGATCCACTACAACCGGGCGCAGATCCGGGAGATCTTCCAGCGTCGAATGCCCGACGTGCCGGCCGACCTCAGTGACGAGCCGTCCGCGTTGGCCGAGGCGGCCCGCGCGCATCTGCGCCGACGTTTCCTCTCGGCCCGGGTCGCCGTGTCCGGCGCCAACTTCGCCATCGCCGACACCGGCACGTTGGTGGTCGTGGAGTCCGAGGGCAACGGGCGGATGTGCCTCACCCTCCCGGAGACGCTGATCAGTGTCGTGGGCGTCGAGAAGCTGCTGCCGACCTTCACCGACCTGGAGGTCTTCCTGCAACTGCTGCCGCGGTCGTCGACCGGTGAGCGGATGAACCCGTACACCTCGATGTGGACGGGCATCACCCCCGGTGACGGGCCACAGGACGTGCACGTGGTGCTGGTCGACAATGGACGGTCTGCGGTGCTTGCCGACCCGGTCGGGCGGCCGGCGCTGTCGTGCATCCGCTGCTCCGCCTGCCTGAACGTCTGCCCCGTCTACGAGCGGGCCGGCGGGCACGCGTACGGCTCGGTGTATCCGGGGCCGATCGGGGCGATCCTGTCACCTCAGTTGACCGGCGTGGCCGACAACGCGTCCCTGCCGTACGCGTCGACCCTCTGCGGCGCCTGCTACGACGTGTGTCCCGTGAAAATCAACATTCCGGAGATCCTGGTCCACCTCCGCCAGCAGGCACCGCATCCGCTGGCCGAACGCGCCACCATGGGCGTCCTGTCGTGGGTGATGCGCAACCCTCGGCGCTGGGCCGCCGCCCTGCGCCTTGCCCGGACCGGCGCGGGCCCCCTCGGGGCGTACCGCGAACGGCGCACCGGGGCTCGGACGCTGCGCCGGCTGCCCTGGCCCGTCTCCGCGTGGACCCGGTCGCGTGACCTGCCGCTGCCCGCGGCGCAGACCTTCCGAGAATGGTGGGGAAAGCAGTGA
- a CDS encoding ABC transporter permease, which translates to MKTETAPEAPAAPPAAEARPPTRVLPVWANPRLGLLIVIAALVVLFSSLTPAFLDPRLTLAPLQADISVYVVVGLAQLAVLSLGHMNMAVGRMAALSTFAMGLVYDRLGVPLLVGLLVGLAVGAGIGALAGLLIAKTGVNSFVVTLALDFGLLGLVTILYTWATGGVSFAVQPSGLSALRFDTFADYCMGDVCGPRIPLVVPIAVAAALGVGLLFRHARLGREILMTGSNTVAAELSGIPTHRRIVAAHAVSGLLAALAGFLLAANNGAFSANIGESFLLPSFLAPVLGGTLLAGGAVSVLGTALGATLTQVIYKGLNLLQFSLEELKLYIGLVLLAALSLDRLRAVIAERRAVSTS; encoded by the coding sequence GTGAAGACCGAAACCGCGCCGGAGGCGCCGGCGGCGCCTCCGGCCGCCGAGGCTCGGCCTCCCACCCGGGTCCTGCCGGTCTGGGCGAACCCCCGACTCGGCCTGCTCATCGTCATCGCCGCGCTGGTCGTGCTCTTCTCGTCGCTGACCCCCGCGTTCCTCGACCCCCGGCTCACCCTCGCGCCGCTACAGGCCGACATCAGCGTGTACGTCGTGGTCGGTCTCGCCCAGCTCGCCGTGCTCTCGCTCGGGCACATGAACATGGCGGTCGGCCGGATGGCCGCGCTGTCCACCTTCGCGATGGGCCTGGTCTACGACCGGCTCGGCGTCCCCCTGCTGGTCGGGCTGCTGGTGGGCCTCGCCGTCGGTGCGGGCATCGGCGCGCTCGCCGGCCTGCTCATCGCCAAGACCGGCGTCAACTCCTTCGTGGTGACCCTCGCGCTCGACTTCGGGCTGCTGGGCCTGGTCACCATCCTCTACACGTGGGCCACCGGCGGGGTGTCGTTCGCGGTGCAGCCCAGCGGGCTGTCCGCCCTGCGCTTCGACACCTTCGCCGACTACTGCATGGGGGACGTCTGCGGACCCCGGATCCCGCTGGTCGTGCCGATCGCGGTCGCGGCGGCGCTCGGCGTCGGGCTGCTGTTCCGGCATGCCCGGCTGGGCCGGGAGATCCTGATGACGGGCTCCAACACGGTCGCCGCCGAGCTGTCCGGCATCCCCACACACCGTCGGATCGTCGCCGCACACGCGGTGAGCGGGCTGCTCGCCGCACTGGCCGGGTTCCTGCTGGCCGCCAACAACGGGGCCTTCTCCGCCAACATCGGGGAGTCGTTCCTGCTGCCGTCGTTCCTGGCCCCGGTGCTCGGCGGCACACTGCTCGCCGGTGGCGCGGTCAGCGTGCTCGGCACCGCACTCGGCGCCACCCTCACGCAGGTCATCTACAAGGGCCTCAACCTGCTCCAGTTCTCCCTGGAGGAGCTGAAGCTCTACATCGGACTGGTCTTGCTCGCGGCGCTGTCGCTGGACCGGCTGCGAGCCGTGATCGCCGAGCGAAGGGCGGTGTCGACATCATGA
- the lspA gene encoding signal peptidase II, protein MFRAVVLIAAVVLAADQLTKYWAESALSDGQTITVVGELLQLRLVYNPGAAFSIGAAYTWIFAVFAAAAVVAVTVVARRVTSRAWAVALGLVLGGATTHLLDRLFREPGFARGHVVDFIDYAGFFVGNVADIALVVGVGVVMVLNLRGIPLRETATSGDEQVASRS, encoded by the coding sequence ATGTTCCGCGCCGTCGTGTTGATCGCTGCTGTGGTGCTCGCCGCGGATCAGCTCACCAAGTACTGGGCCGAGTCCGCGCTGTCCGACGGGCAGACCATCACCGTCGTCGGTGAGCTGCTGCAACTGCGACTCGTCTACAACCCGGGTGCCGCGTTCTCGATCGGCGCCGCGTACACCTGGATCTTCGCGGTGTTCGCGGCCGCGGCGGTGGTCGCGGTGACGGTGGTGGCGCGGCGGGTCACGTCGCGCGCCTGGGCGGTGGCGTTGGGGCTGGTGCTCGGCGGCGCGACGACCCACCTGCTGGACCGTCTCTTCCGCGAGCCGGGGTTCGCCCGGGGGCACGTGGTGGACTTCATCGACTACGCGGGGTTCTTCGTCGGCAACGTCGCCGACATCGCGCTGGTGGTCGGCGTGGGTGTCGTCATGGTGCTGAACCTGCGGGGCATCCCGCTGCGGGAAACGGCCACGTCGGGCGACGAGCAGGTGGCGTCACGCTCCTGA
- a CDS encoding mandelate racemase/muconate lactonizing enzyme family protein codes for MSKVTKAEAYLVDIPVETVRTDAVQSFLKQETVFVEVRTADGGHGTGYSYTIGTGGTAVLALLRDYLLPHLVGRDAARVEAIWRDLHAATRATTVGAVTSLALAAVDTALWDLRARAAGLPLWVLAGGAKDRIPLYDTEGGWLHLTEDELVAGAKVSEAAGWPGVKLKVGKPNPAEDAARIGAVRAALGDHFDVMVDANQSLPAAEAIRRARLLEPHQVAWFEEPLPADDVAGHELLARATSIPVAVGESLYSIGQFAEYLRRQAAGIVQVDVARIGGITPWLKVAHLAEACNVVVCPHFLMELHVSLCAAVPNSRYVEHIPQLRAITRTEVAIVDGHALAPGEAGLGIDWDRDAIEDRRVA; via the coding sequence ATGTCGAAGGTCACGAAGGCCGAGGCGTACCTCGTCGACATCCCCGTCGAGACCGTCCGCACCGACGCGGTGCAGTCGTTTCTCAAGCAGGAGACGGTCTTCGTCGAGGTACGCACGGCCGACGGCGGGCACGGCACGGGCTACTCGTACACGATCGGGACCGGCGGCACCGCGGTGCTCGCGCTGCTGCGCGACTACCTGCTGCCACACCTGGTCGGCCGCGACGCCGCGCGGGTGGAGGCGATCTGGCGTGACCTGCACGCCGCCACCCGGGCCACCACCGTCGGCGCCGTCACCTCGCTGGCGCTCGCCGCGGTCGACACCGCGCTGTGGGATCTGCGTGCCCGAGCCGCCGGCCTGCCCCTGTGGGTGCTCGCCGGCGGCGCCAAGGACCGCATCCCGTTGTACGACACGGAGGGCGGCTGGCTGCACCTCACCGAGGACGAGCTGGTCGCCGGCGCGAAGGTCTCCGAGGCGGCCGGCTGGCCCGGCGTCAAGCTCAAGGTGGGCAAGCCGAACCCGGCCGAGGACGCGGCGCGGATCGGCGCGGTCCGGGCGGCCCTGGGCGACCACTTCGACGTGATGGTCGACGCCAACCAGTCCCTGCCCGCAGCGGAGGCGATCCGCCGGGCCCGGCTGCTCGAACCGCACCAGGTCGCCTGGTTCGAGGAGCCGTTGCCGGCCGACGACGTCGCCGGGCACGAGCTGCTCGCCCGCGCGACCAGCATCCCCGTCGCGGTGGGGGAGTCGCTGTATTCCATCGGCCAGTTCGCCGAGTATCTGCGCCGCCAGGCCGCCGGCATCGTCCAGGTCGACGTCGCGCGGATCGGCGGCATCACCCCGTGGCTCAAGGTCGCGCACCTGGCCGAGGCGTGCAACGTGGTGGTCTGCCCGCACTTCCTCATGGAGCTGCACGTGAGCCTCTGCGCGGCCGTGCCCAACAGCCGCTACGTCGAGCACATCCCGCAACTGCGCGCGATCACCCGGACCGAGGTGGCGATCGTCGACGGCCACGCGCTCGCCCCCGGCGAGGCCGGCCTCGGCATCGACTGGGACCGCGACGCGATCGAGGACAGGAGGGTGGCGTGA
- a CDS encoding GntR family transcriptional regulator has translation MAQQEAREGRLRPARRLTLSEDVYESIKTLVMDHILPPGERVNIDALARELDVSPTPVREALARLEADGLVRKRPLSGYTTTPLLSRAEFDDLFDVRLLLEGATAGRAATHASTEERQRITAEAAASIDVEAGDGYRRHAAFTALDARFHDLIAEVAGSPLLRDSVTRLHSHLHLHRLYFPVTGAPDTNTEHQRIAAAIAAGDSEAAAEAMRAHLTAARERHLPAFDQLPDPGTPRDPV, from the coding sequence ATGGCCCAGCAGGAAGCACGCGAGGGTCGACTCCGTCCCGCCCGTCGACTCACCCTCAGCGAGGACGTCTACGAGTCGATAAAGACCCTGGTGATGGACCACATCCTTCCCCCCGGGGAGCGGGTCAACATAGACGCTCTCGCCCGTGAGCTGGATGTCTCCCCCACACCGGTCCGCGAGGCACTCGCCCGGTTGGAAGCCGACGGACTGGTCCGCAAGCGCCCCCTGTCCGGCTACACCACCACGCCCCTGCTGAGCCGCGCCGAGTTCGACGACCTGTTCGACGTCCGCCTGCTGCTGGAGGGCGCCACCGCCGGCCGGGCCGCCACGCACGCCTCCACCGAGGAACGACAGCGGATCACCGCCGAGGCCGCGGCGAGCATCGATGTGGAGGCCGGCGACGGTTACCGCCGACACGCCGCCTTCACCGCGCTGGACGCGAGATTCCACGACCTGATCGCCGAGGTCGCCGGCAGCCCCCTGCTGCGCGACAGCGTCACGAGGCTGCACTCGCACCTGCACCTGCACCGGCTGTACTTTCCGGTCACCGGCGCTCCGGACACCAACACCGAGCACCAACGCATCGCCGCCGCCATCGCCGCGGGTGACTCCGAGGCGGCCGCCGAGGCGATGCGGGCCCACCTGACCGCCGCCCGGGAGCGCCACCTGCCCGCCTTCGACCAGCTTCCCGACCCCGGAACACCGCGCGACCCGGTGTGA
- a CDS encoding LutC/YkgG family protein, with translation MTARDEILARLRTALADDPPPVEVPRRYRRVGDRPDPVAILVDRLEDYRAVVHHGIGSLPGLLAGVDRLAVPVDVPAGWLTGYAGQVHRDAPPLTPADLDAMDAVLTGCAVAVAETGTIILDAGPAQGRRALTLVPDRHICVVRADQVVGLLPEALTRLDPRAAQTWISGPSATSDIELNRVEGVHGPRRLEIVLVGASGA, from the coding sequence GTGACCGCACGTGACGAGATCCTGGCGCGGCTCCGCACGGCCCTGGCCGACGACCCGCCGCCAGTGGAGGTGCCCCGCCGGTACCGCCGGGTCGGTGACCGCCCCGACCCGGTCGCCATCCTCGTCGACCGGCTGGAGGACTACCGGGCGGTCGTCCATCACGGCATCGGCTCTCTGCCCGGGCTGCTGGCCGGGGTGGACCGGCTCGCCGTGCCCGTCGACGTCCCCGCCGGCTGGCTGACCGGCTACGCCGGGCAGGTGCACCGCGACGCTCCCCCGCTGACACCGGCCGACCTCGACGCGATGGACGCGGTCCTGACCGGCTGCGCCGTGGCGGTCGCCGAGACGGGCACCATCATCCTCGACGCCGGCCCGGCGCAGGGGCGACGAGCGCTCACCCTGGTGCCCGACCGGCACATCTGCGTCGTGCGCGCCGACCAGGTCGTCGGCCTGCTGCCGGAGGCGCTGACCCGGCTGGACCCGCGCGCGGCACAGACCTGGATCTCGGGTCCGTCCGCGACCAGCGACATCGAGCTCAACCGGGTCGAGGGTGTGCACGGCCCGCGCCGGCTGGAGATCGTGCTGGTCGGCGCCTCAGGAGCGTGA
- a CDS encoding sugar ABC transporter ATP-binding protein — MSIVLSAENLVKTFPGVRALDEATLTLTAGSVHALLGENGAGKSTLIKILTGVYRPDGGLLRLPGPDGELRTVQLGNPQDAQRAGIGVVHQERNLIPAFTVAENICLQHLPRRAGLLDRAALRVEARRCLDLLDLDLDPDLPVSRLSVAQMQLVEIAKALSADSTVLLLDEPTASLTNDEADRLYGIVRRLSERGHATVLVSHKLEEVFAVADTVTVLRDGRSVAEAEPLADHTREQIVDLMVGRGYQQVHLAERTVDADTEPALALDHVATTAGHHDVSLVVRPGEIVGLYGLVGAGRSELAKALLGLDRITAGEVRVHGRPARIRDVGDALHRHRIGYVTENRKEEGLFLDQTVARNTAVTVWRKLARLGLVRDRAERSLVDEYADRLGIRLASPDQHAGQLSGGNQQKVSLAKWLAADCDVLIIDEPTVGIDVRTKAAFHELIAGLAARGMAILLISSDLPEMVTLADRIAVMREFAIVGELDNDHDYDRMSQSVIRFIHDGQGVVA, encoded by the coding sequence ATGAGCATCGTGCTGTCCGCGGAGAACCTGGTCAAGACGTTCCCCGGGGTGCGTGCCCTGGACGAGGCGACGCTGACCCTGACCGCCGGCAGCGTGCACGCGTTGCTCGGCGAGAACGGCGCCGGCAAGAGCACCCTGATCAAGATCCTCACCGGGGTGTACCGGCCGGACGGTGGGCTCCTGCGGCTGCCCGGGCCGGACGGCGAGCTGCGTACGGTGCAGCTCGGCAACCCGCAGGACGCCCAGCGGGCCGGCATCGGTGTGGTGCACCAGGAGCGGAACCTCATCCCGGCGTTCACCGTCGCGGAGAACATCTGCCTGCAACACCTGCCCCGGCGCGCCGGCCTGCTCGACCGGGCGGCGCTGCGCGTCGAGGCACGTCGGTGCCTCGACCTGCTCGACCTCGACCTGGACCCCGACCTGCCGGTGTCGCGGCTCTCGGTGGCCCAGATGCAGTTGGTGGAGATCGCCAAGGCGTTGTCGGCCGACTCGACGGTGCTGCTGCTCGACGAACCGACCGCCTCGCTGACCAACGACGAGGCCGACCGGCTCTACGGGATCGTGCGCCGACTGTCCGAGCGGGGTCACGCAACCGTGCTGGTCAGCCACAAGCTGGAAGAGGTCTTCGCGGTCGCCGACACGGTGACCGTGCTGCGCGACGGGCGCAGCGTCGCCGAGGCCGAGCCCCTCGCCGACCACACCCGCGAGCAGATCGTCGACCTGATGGTCGGCCGGGGGTACCAGCAGGTGCACCTCGCCGAGCGCACAGTCGACGCGGACACCGAACCCGCCCTGGCTCTGGATCACGTCGCGACCACCGCCGGCCACCACGACGTCAGTCTCGTCGTACGCCCCGGCGAGATCGTCGGCCTGTACGGGCTGGTCGGTGCCGGCCGTAGCGAGTTGGCGAAGGCGCTCCTCGGCCTGGACCGGATCACCGCCGGTGAGGTGCGGGTGCACGGGCGCCCGGCCCGGATCCGGGACGTGGGCGACGCCCTGCACCGGCACCGGATCGGATACGTCACCGAGAACCGCAAGGAGGAGGGCCTCTTCCTCGACCAGACCGTCGCCCGCAACACGGCGGTGACGGTGTGGCGCAAGCTGGCCCGGCTCGGGCTGGTCCGGGACCGGGCGGAGCGATCCCTGGTCGACGAGTACGCCGACCGGCTGGGCATCCGCCTCGCCTCGCCCGACCAGCACGCCGGTCAGCTCTCCGGCGGCAACCAGCAGAAGGTCAGCCTCGCCAAGTGGTTGGCCGCCGACTGCGACGTGCTCATCATCGACGAACCCACAGTGGGCATCGACGTCCGCACCAAGGCGGCCTTCCACGAGTTGATCGCCGGTCTCGCCGCGCGGGGGATGGCGATCCTGCTGATCTCGTCGGACCTGCCGGAGATGGTGACCCTCGCCGACCGGATCGCGGTGATGCGGGAGTTCGCCATCGTCGGGGAGCTGGACAACGACCACGACTATGACCGGATGAGCCAGTCGGTGATCCGCTTCATCCACGACGGGCAGGGGGTGGTCGCGTGA
- a CDS encoding aldo/keto reductase produces the protein MRATDQVTLGRTDVAVTRLGLGLAPIGGLFTAVGDEVARATVEAAWDLGLRYFDTAPLYGCGLSERRAGAVLAGKPRGEFTLSTKVGRLLVPGGGDGQGFWAESTDLAPRFDFSAAGVRRSHEESLARLGLDRVDIAHIHDPDDHLAEAAAEAYPELARLRGAGEIGAVGAGMNQAPALVELAHAGDFDCFMLAGRYTLLDQSGLDELLPLCRQNGISVLAAGVYNSGLLADPRPGAHYDYRPADAGLLRRATAIRSVCDRHGVPLRAAAIQFPLGHPAVASVVIGAQDPAQIADNVAMFEWDVPGALWADLKAEGLLPEEVPTP, from the coding sequence GTGAGGGCCACGGACCAGGTGACCCTGGGGCGTACGGACGTGGCGGTGACCCGGCTCGGTCTGGGGCTCGCCCCGATCGGCGGCCTCTTCACCGCCGTCGGCGACGAGGTCGCCCGCGCCACCGTCGAGGCGGCCTGGGACCTCGGGCTGCGCTACTTCGACACAGCACCGCTCTACGGCTGCGGCCTCTCCGAGCGGCGGGCCGGGGCGGTTCTCGCCGGCAAGCCGCGCGGCGAGTTCACCCTCTCCACCAAGGTGGGTCGGCTGCTCGTCCCCGGCGGTGGCGACGGGCAGGGGTTCTGGGCCGAGTCGACCGACCTGGCGCCGAGGTTCGACTTCTCCGCCGCCGGGGTGCGCCGCTCGCACGAGGAGAGCCTGGCCCGGTTGGGGCTGGACCGGGTCGACATCGCGCACATCCACGACCCGGACGACCACCTCGCCGAGGCGGCGGCGGAGGCGTACCCGGAGCTGGCGCGGCTGCGCGGTGCCGGTGAGATCGGCGCGGTCGGCGCCGGGATGAACCAGGCCCCGGCGCTGGTCGAGCTGGCCCACGCTGGCGACTTCGACTGCTTCATGCTCGCCGGCCGGTACACGCTGCTCGACCAGTCCGGCCTCGACGAGCTGCTGCCGCTGTGCCGGCAGAACGGGATCTCGGTCCTCGCCGCCGGGGTCTACAACTCGGGCCTTCTGGCCGACCCGAGGCCGGGTGCCCACTACGACTACCGGCCGGCCGACGCGGGGCTGCTGCGCCGAGCCACGGCGATCCGGTCGGTGTGCGATCGGCACGGAGTGCCGCTGCGTGCCGCGGCGATCCAGTTCCCGCTCGGCCATCCGGCGGTCGCGAGCGTGGTGATCGGCGCCCAGGACCCGGCGCAGATCGCCGACAACGTGGCGATGTTCGAGTGGGACGTCCCCGGCGCGCTGTGGGCGGACCTGAAGGCCGAGGGACTGCTGCCGGAGGAGGTGCCAACCCCGTGA
- a CDS encoding (Fe-S)-binding protein has protein sequence MRIALFITCVNDVAYPATGIAVTRILRRLGHTVDFPTRQTCCGQMHANTGYRAEAMPMVRNYVDVFDGYDAVVVPSGSCTAMIRDQYPHLHPPAASVAARTYELSELLVDVLGVTDVGAEFPETVTYHPTCHGLRMLRLGDRPLQLLRQVRGIRLVELADAEECCGFGGTFALKNPDVSTAMLTDKCARVGETGAQVLAAADNSCLAHIGGGLDRHRSGVRAVHYAEILAATGAAS, from the coding sequence ATGCGCATCGCCCTGTTCATCACCTGCGTCAACGACGTCGCCTACCCGGCCACCGGCATCGCCGTCACCCGCATCCTGCGGCGGCTCGGCCACACCGTCGACTTCCCCACCCGCCAGACCTGTTGCGGGCAGATGCACGCCAACACGGGCTACCGGGCCGAGGCGATGCCGATGGTGCGCAACTACGTCGACGTCTTCGACGGCTACGACGCGGTCGTCGTGCCGTCCGGGTCGTGCACCGCGATGATCCGCGACCAGTACCCGCACCTGCACCCGCCCGCCGCGTCGGTGGCCGCCCGCACCTACGAGCTGTCCGAGCTGCTCGTCGACGTCCTCGGCGTCACCGACGTCGGCGCCGAGTTCCCCGAGACGGTCACCTACCACCCCACCTGCCACGGCCTGCGGATGCTGCGGTTGGGTGACCGGCCGCTGCAACTGTTGCGTCAGGTTCGCGGCATCCGGCTGGTGGAGCTGGCCGACGCCGAGGAGTGCTGCGGTTTCGGCGGCACGTTCGCCCTGAAGAACCCGGACGTCTCCACAGCGATGCTCACCGACAAGTGCGCCCGGGTCGGTGAGACCGGAGCGCAGGTGCTCGCCGCCGCCGACAACTCCTGCCTGGCGCACATCGGGGGCGGCCTGGACCGCCACCGGTCGGGCGTGCGGGCGGTGCACTACGCCGAGATCCTCGCCGCGACGGGAGCCGCCTCATGA
- a CDS encoding sugar ABC transporter substrate-binding protein — translation MSRRMLSRIGSGLTVLALATTTVACTKKSDTTDTEAGGREPAQVKVALVPGGSHPYFQPWKDAGAAAKSELSLGDVTFNETAGWDQTKQNDVLKSLAAQGYNAFGVFGVSPDNINSTFEDLKRQGFAVGSLASCPAGANKADFCLSTDVEVAAYKGAKAAIDAMGGQGNLVHLTGNKVDSNTQRRIKGVEKAVAETGGKVVLVQSVTDIDKDLQSAQKAVADLLAAKGRQIQAIVNTAYNPAVASAEGVRQSKLPIKVIAIDDDPAVLDGLRGGSVAATVLQNPVGQARVGSYALMKLSGGCTISEPGVTIDSGSFVVTRDKLDGYEADRTATTEALRKKFDGDLLKCN, via the coding sequence ATGTCGCGCAGAATGCTGTCCCGGATCGGCTCGGGCCTCACCGTCCTGGCCCTCGCCACGACCACAGTGGCCTGCACCAAGAAGAGCGACACCACCGACACCGAAGCCGGCGGCCGGGAACCAGCCCAGGTCAAGGTCGCGCTGGTGCCCGGCGGTTCGCACCCGTACTTCCAGCCCTGGAAGGACGCCGGAGCCGCCGCGAAATCGGAGCTCTCGCTCGGCGACGTCACCTTCAACGAGACGGCCGGCTGGGACCAGACCAAACAGAACGACGTGCTCAAGTCCCTGGCCGCACAGGGCTACAACGCCTTTGGCGTCTTCGGCGTCTCGCCGGACAACATCAACTCCACCTTCGAGGACCTCAAGCGGCAGGGCTTCGCCGTCGGCTCCCTGGCGTCGTGCCCCGCCGGGGCCAACAAGGCCGACTTCTGCCTCTCCACCGACGTCGAGGTCGCCGCGTACAAGGGCGCCAAGGCCGCCATCGACGCCATGGGTGGCCAGGGCAACCTGGTGCACCTGACCGGCAACAAGGTCGACTCCAACACCCAGCGCCGGATCAAGGGCGTGGAGAAGGCGGTCGCTGAGACCGGCGGCAAGGTGGTGCTCGTCCAGAGCGTCACCGACATCGACAAGGACCTCCAGAGCGCCCAGAAGGCGGTGGCCGACCTCCTGGCCGCCAAGGGCCGTCAGATCCAGGCGATCGTGAACACCGCCTACAACCCGGCGGTCGCCTCCGCCGAGGGCGTACGCCAGTCGAAGCTCCCCATCAAGGTGATCGCCATCGACGACGACCCGGCGGTCCTCGACGGACTGCGGGGCGGATCGGTGGCAGCCACCGTCCTGCAGAACCCGGTCGGCCAGGCCCGGGTCGGCTCGTACGCGCTGATGAAGCTCAGCGGCGGCTGCACGATCTCCGAGCCCGGCGTGACGATCGACTCCGGTTCGTTCGTGGTGACCAGGGACAAGCTGGACGGCTACGAGGCCGACCGCACCGCGACCACCGAGGCACTGCGGAAGAAGTTCGACGGCGACCTGCTCAAGTGCAACTGA
- a CDS encoding ABC transporter permease → MRSLVRTNEFTLAVIAALGFAALAVATDFNLLTAGTLDAFLRFLALPIVIGLAQMVVLAVGQMNLSVGVLTGFCAVASGWLMIDAGLPAPVAVLAALALGATVGLVNGLLVVFTRINGFIVTLATMTILEGLRYGVNGTGTYQGYSPGLREFGQASLAGVPVVFLLAVAIAVAVALFFRRTVPGRHLLASGGNPFAARLSGISNDRALVLAHTLSGLLAGFAAVIVVAAFGSVNASIGDDLLLPSFAAPIIGGVALAGGMISVTGTVLAAFLVRLVDVSQSQFDINRRWVDLIIGAVVLGAVLLGQFRDKLSGGQR, encoded by the coding sequence ATGAGGAGCCTGGTCCGGACCAACGAGTTCACCCTCGCAGTGATCGCCGCCCTCGGGTTCGCGGCGCTCGCGGTCGCCACCGACTTCAACCTGCTCACCGCCGGCACGTTGGACGCGTTCCTGCGCTTCCTCGCCCTGCCGATCGTCATCGGCCTGGCCCAGATGGTGGTGCTCGCCGTCGGTCAGATGAACCTCTCGGTGGGCGTGCTCACCGGGTTCTGCGCGGTGGCCTCGGGCTGGCTGATGATCGACGCCGGTCTGCCGGCCCCGGTCGCGGTGCTCGCCGCGCTGGCCCTCGGCGCCACCGTCGGCCTGGTCAACGGCCTGTTGGTGGTCTTCACCCGGATCAACGGGTTCATCGTCACCCTCGCCACCATGACGATCCTCGAAGGGCTGCGGTACGGGGTGAACGGCACCGGCACCTACCAGGGCTACTCACCCGGGCTGCGGGAGTTCGGGCAGGCGTCCCTGGCGGGGGTGCCCGTGGTGTTCCTGCTGGCGGTCGCCATCGCGGTCGCGGTCGCGCTCTTCTTCCGTCGTACCGTGCCGGGGCGGCACCTGCTCGCCTCCGGCGGCAACCCGTTCGCGGCCCGGTTGTCGGGCATCTCCAACGACCGGGCGCTGGTGCTGGCCCACACCCTGTCCGGGCTGCTGGCCGGGTTCGCCGCCGTGATCGTTGTGGCCGCCTTCGGCTCGGTGAACGCCTCGATCGGCGACGACCTGCTGCTGCCCAGCTTCGCCGCGCCGATCATCGGCGGAGTGGCCCTGGCCGGCGGCATGATCAGCGTGACCGGCACGGTCCTCGCGGCCTTCCTGGTAAGGCTGGTCGACGTGAGCCAGTCGCAGTTCGACATCAACCGGCGGTGGGTGGACCTCATCATCGGCGCGGTCGTCCTCGGCGCGGTGCTGCTCGGTCAGTTCCGCGACAAGCTCTCCGGAGGTCAGCGATGA